The nucleotide window ACTTCCACCAAATGGGGGCATTTCTTCTATAACCATGTGGTCCAATATGATAGCCACTAGCCAGATgtggttactgagcacttgaaatgtggctaatacAAATTGAGATATGTGAAGTGTAAAATACATTCAAATattgaaaactgaaattaaaaaatgtaaaatacctcatgtttaatattgattacatatttttggttaaatgaaatgtatttaaTTTCACAAATGTGGCTACtaaaaatttaaatcacatatagggctcacattatatttaattaccatatattaaatgtatatttaattacATGTATTAAATGTGAATGGGTCACAATTAGACCATGCTGTTCTGTATTATCCTTATTATCCTACTTGAACCAAACCTTGAAGGGGAGTTTTTTATTACAAGGTAGCCTATGTTACGTATAGGTAACCATGAATGTTAGaaaattgtttgttttcctgataCCTTTATGCCTTCCTACAGCTTCTCACTGATCCTAGCCTTCCAAACTGACATAGAATCAGTCTAGTGTCTCTTTTTAATCAATCACACTTCAGTTATTTGACACTGGCAGTCAGTCCCTAAGCCTTGTTCTTCTCTAGGGTAACGTATTAAATACCTTCAGGTGttctttcatatgctttttgCTTTGGCTTGGTCTAAACCCTGCTCTCTCACAGCCAAATGACCGCCCCCTTCCCACCTGCTTTCGAGGTTCATCAAGCTCTCTCTCCAGATCCTCCAGCACAGTCACCGCCTCCTCTCCAGTCTCTGGATGGTGTGCCTGCACCCATGCTTGCAGGTCCCTAGGGAGAATGCTCAGGAACTGTTCAAGCACCAGCAGGTCTAAAATCTGCTCCTTTGTGTGGCATTCTGGCCTCAGCCACTGGTGGCAAAGCTCCCAGAGCTGGGTAAGAGCTTCACGGGGTCCAGGTGCATCCTGATAGCAGAGTTTCCTGAAGTGCTGCCTGAAGAGTTCCCTTCTGTGAGGACTGTACTTTTGTGAGATGGAGTCCTGTCCCCCATAATGGTCTGCCTTAACTATTAAAAGTCCTTTTTGTTCCTCAGGTTCCAGGGATGTGGCCATTCTGGGCTGTTTTTCAGGAGATTAATCCTCTACCTGGAACCGATTCAAGGAGAATCTCTTAGAATCTTGTCTCAGAGAAAAATCTGTTACCATAGAGAAATGAcaaaagctgctgtgaacataaacACTGATAAAGGGAAGCAACCAGAACTGAGTAGAGAAAACAGTCTGACAGGAGGCTGTAAATAAGAACACTGAAGCAGGAGCATGCATTTGAATCTGGGCTGTTGTGTAATTTAGAGCAAGTTACTagctcctcatctgtaaaaattctCGTGTTTCTCATAGGGTCGACGTGTAGATTAAATAAGTATGCGAAGTCCTTGGCCTGAGAGCAAGCACTAAATAAACGCTAAGTGTTAACAGCGTTGTTAAAAGCCTCTTTCATTCCACAACCTGAGATGTACGGGTCCCTAGGATGCAGTGGTTGTGGGGTACATGTGCCAACTCAGGAAGGGGGTTAGGATGAATGCCCTCGCAGAGCAACTCGTAACCAGTGTTCCCTTTCGCTCCGTTCTCCCGGGATGTCGGCCCAAGTCCTCTCTCATAGCTATGtctggagggaggggacagcCTGTGAGGGGGAGGTGTGGGGAGACAGTTGCTGCAGACCACGACtatgccctgccccctcctccacccaggaGCCGGGAGAGACCCACCTCGCGCCGAGAGGTACAGGTGCGACAGCTAGCGTCTTTTGGGCGGCCCGAACAAAGGTCAGACTCAAACCGACCAATCGGCGCTGGGTCGCTGTCAGCAGGGCACTTCCGGGCCGCTCTAGGAAGCCTCGCCTCGGTGGCGTCCGCCGGGCTGCCCACCCTCAGTTCTAACCCGCGGGGGGCCCGGTTCCTGTACATTGAACTGATGGGACTTAGGCGCCCGGAAGCTGtttttttttgctcttaaaaaaaaaactttttccctCTCAAGATTTTCTTCCCCCacttaattattaaataagtaaTATGGGTATGTAATGCATTCACATGGTTCAgtgtttaaaaagaattataaactatagtggaaaagaatctaagaagaatataggtataactgaatcactctgctgtacactcgaaactaacacaacactgtaaattaagtaaacttcaataaaaaagattagaaaagaaaaggataacTGGCCCCCGCATCTAGATTTGACAACCATTTTTCGTGACATATGCTATATCATTCCATAGGTATATTACGCAGGTTTAGattccctcaccctcacccccaaaTACACCCATACACAAATGGTAACAGTTctgcaacttgatttttttttcccctcctactAATTGATTTTGGAGATTGTACATAAAGGGCTTCTTCCatcttgctcttttttaaaaagaataatcacATAGTATTCAGTTATGccataatttattaataattacacTATTGATGGTCAagtaggttgtttccattcttttatttttcaaacaatgctgcaataaattACTCTGAACATCATAATTTCTTGTGTGTAAGGATATACCCATAGTATATATTCCTAGAAAAAGATTTACTAGAGCACAGAGTAGGGGCATTTGTACTTTTCTTAGTGCCAAATCATAGAACGCATCTGCGACGTTTACCTATACTTGCCAACGCAATGTTATGAAATATTTTGATCTTTGCCAAGCTGATGGGTACGAAaagcttagtttttttttctcctttctctttctttcacaaaTATTGATTATTCAcctactgtgccaggcactgttctagaagctggaagtaGTTTAAAGTAGAACAATGCCCGTGCCTTCATAAAActtctaagtgtgtgtgtgtgtggagggtgggggtagggaggcaggcaataaacaaacaagaaaaatatatagtgtATCAGATGGTGGTTGTTAGTGctcaggagaaaataaagaaaatatggagtTTGGGATGACAATGAAGGAgtaatgcaatttttttttttttttttttttttttttgcggtacgcgggcttctcactgctgtggcctctcccattgccgggcacaggctccagacgcagaggctcagcggccatggctcacgggcccagccactccgcggcatgtgggatcttcccggaccggggcacagaatccgtgtctcctgcatcggcaggcggactctcaaccaccgcgccaccagggaagcccaggagtaaTGCACTTTTAATAGGGTGGTCATTGAGGACCTCACTAGTACATTGACTTGAGCAAAGATTGAGGGAGATGAGTGAGTGGGCCCTTAGGGGTAAAGGGGTTTCTGGGAGAGGGATAGAAAATGCAGAGGCTTGGAATGgagagtattttaaataattaaagaacaGGAAGAAGACTTATGTGTCTGGAGCTGAAGGAGCAAAGGGTGTTgggagtagagagagagagagatgagggtCTTGCGTGAGTGCGAGGATATTGTTTTGTACTCCAAGATGAAAAGCCGTTCAGAATTTCTGAGCAGAGGAGTAGCTTAATCAGACTTAGGCATTGAAAAGATTTTTCTGGCTGCTGTGTTAACATAGACTTGTAAATGTGAAGCTATTGCTACCTTGGAGTGGGGAGGGACTTTCTAAGTGTGAcataaaaaaccctaaagacatAACTGAAAAGCCATGAAGAGAAAGATAAACGGAACTGGTGATGGAAAAGTTTAGgatttttgaatgaaaaaaaaaaccacctaaaATATAAGCTCAGAGTAAAATATACCACACATCTCAAAGACACAGGGCTGATTTTCCTAATAAGCAAAgatctcttgaaaaaaaaaaaagaaaagaaaaacgtgaaCAGGCCAGtagaaaaattggcaaaggacCTAAGTTGGCATTTATAGAACACAAATACTGATAGACAAAAATGACTGTTAAAAAGTATTCAAATTTACTACTTAAAGAATTtacattaaaacaataatgagatttaaaaaatcttttccattACCAAAGACAAAAAATCGATAATATTCAATATTAGAAAGTGTGTGGAAATAGAGGCACTGTTAgttgtatatttttggaagacatCTTAAAATTAATATGCCTGTACTCCTTGATCCAGCAACTTAGCTTCTTTGAATTATCCATATAAAATACTTATACAAATGTTTGAAAATGTGTACAAAgagacattttttatttaaatgggGAAACTTGAATATCCAGCATTTGGGAATTTAAATTTCTATATACccaatcactttttttaaaattttattttatttatttggctgcgttgggtcttcattgctgcacgtgggcttttctctgcttGCGgggagccggggctactcttcgttttggtgtgcaggcttctcactgtggtggattctcttgttgggagcacaggctctaggcatgtggacttcagtagttgtggctcatgggctctagagcgcaggctcagtagttgtggcacacgggcttagttgtctcgcggcctgtgggattttcctggaccagggctcgaacccacgtcttctgcattggcaggcagattcttaaccactgtgccagcagggaagcccttataccctcatcatttttaaaactaaaaactataagatgccAAAGACATACTGAGTAAAAAAAGTAAGTTACAAAACAGTATGATATgatcatttttgtaaaataatcaTCTTAAATGTGTTCTCAGCGATTATCACTTGAGGTAAACTTACAGAGAACTTgcattttatacattatatatttctgttaaggtttaatttttataaaaacttaATACTGgtataaatagaaaaagataatTGCTTTTAAACCCTATTTATTCTTCACAACTTACAAACAATTTTCCTGTTTGGAGAATGCCATCaatatctcttttctctctctgaaactCTTTGCCTGACAAGTCATCCTGTAAAAGAGTATAACTCCTTTAAGATGAAAATCAGATCTAACTTCCCTGTGCTTCAGGCAAATATAAGTGATCAAGTAAACATGGGTGGAACATTTAGAAAGCGTAGAAATGAGTGACTTTCATGTAAGCTTTAGAAAACTCTCCTCTCTGGGGAGAAACATTTAGATGAAGGATAACCCCTGTTCTTCTTTCACTAGAATTACATGATGGAAAGCCAAAGCCCTTTCCCTTGACTGGCATAATATGTCCTTCATAGCCAACTGAGCAAGTAAAACATCTAGAAAATGCTTAACTATTTCCTGTTCCCCCTTTAGTGCACGGTGCACTATTAGCATGTTTCTCCCTCCTTATTTAGTGCCTTGTTGTATCAAATTCTCTTATCAGGTTTTCAAACACAAACCTTGCTAGAGGCCGTGAACATACTGAGTAGCCCAGAGTATTCTTCAGGTACCCCTGGCTTCAGTCACTCGTCAACTTCAGAGAATCAACACACCAGCGCCTTGGAGCACCAGGTGTGGTAACTTGAGTGGTTGAACACCAGACAAAATGAGGCTTCCAACCACTGTCACAGATCCTGttaaaatcctggctctgcccttggCTTAGGTATGTCCTTCCTCTACTTAGATAAAGCCTCTCTGACCTCTTTACTAAGGCATAAGCAGACAGTCTATGTATGACAAGGAGagtcctcccttctctccctctagtTATATCTTCCAAAACtaccaagaaacaaagcaaagcaaaacaaaaacccagaaaaaaacactagtggacaatttaaaaaaatatcagcaCTTGGTAGATGTATATACTCACTTGCTTTCATTAtttcaacagagagaaaataaatgaactaagaaTTCAACtcaagaaatcagaaaaagaatgagaaattccCAAGGAAaaggttagaaaagaaaaataaaagtaaatgaattaaaaatagaaaaagtcatgttaataaataaatccaaGAATGAAATCTTTGTAAATGAGCCCATAAAAACAACAAACCTATGGTAAATCCAagtgagagaagaaaattaagttATCAATGACAAATAATAGCAGATGAGGTAAGTATGctaccaaaatttttaaaaatcttaatgaaaTTGATCGTTTTCTGGGAAAAAACCATTAGTTCCGAAATTCATTCAAGAagtagaaaaatctaaaaaaaccaatcctaaaggaaataattgaaaaaactATCAAAGAATCATCTCCAGAAAGGCTCAGAAAATTctgtagcattttaatttttttaaagtatttattacaTGTGTAGGATAAATTCTAAATTTTCCATTTGGAATATAAGacaagtagaaagaaaagaagagaatcgTCCCATTTTCATCACCTAAATACAgtcactattgacattttgtggTCATTCCCTTccaatttttgatatttttaatctgttttacaTAGTTGTGTGATTTTATTCTAAAAGCACTTTAACAGgctaattaacattttaatataataaaaacttttcattttattacaaGCTTTTCATAAGAATAAATTATATGTAGACATTGAGATATAATAAATAGTGCTTATAGAAGAGATGGAAAGTTTACATGAGATATATATTGATAATAAGGTGCCTGGTATAGTGTGTGGGACACAGGGGTTCAACAGatggtagctattattgttaTACTTTGCAAAGAGCTTTTCCTTTTGCATATatcattatttaatttataatggATATTACTATCTCACAACatcatgctttttcctctttagtGGAACAGGCAAGCCACATGCCTCGCAGAGAGAGGCCAAGAATATATTATTGCTCCTCAGGAGAATCCTTCTGCTTGTTTGGTTTTGCTAAGAAGGTAGAGTTCAGGCTGAGCAGAGTTCAACAAGTTGGGGCTTAGAGTGGTAAAGAGGGGCGTCCTGTGTCTCAACACTCAGAGACCCGTGCAGGACCAGGATCCTGAGTGGTACATAGAGTAGTGAACTCAGGTTTGGGTTAGGATCTTTCATATGAGGGATTTGGTCTACATGGCATAGAAATAAAGGGTTGATTATTACTCTGAAGTTACTGGGAGGTTAACGACCAAAACATGGGCTCGAGCCTCTACAAACCCTCAACCTCCCCTTCATGTTTCTTTaaaggttgctttttcatttattatgttttcactacttttgcttccatttcctgtttGAAGTTTGTTTTTCTGGCATCTCTggtctttcccttttctccctaaCTTCTCTTTGCTTTCCTCCTCTCCTAGAGTTTATCcccatctttccatttcttagctgctttttcttttcacttctgcCTACTCTCCCATTAAGGCCTCATCCCACCGCTTTCCCACAACTGCTCCTATTACTGAATGTTTCACATTTCAACGGTTCTCTTCCCCAAATGGTCTCTGCTTTTGGCCTTGcgttttttcaatttttcacttaatgttgactcccttcatgtgtttttatgtttttcatctCACCTGATTAACTGGTCTCTAAGAATTTGGTTAGAAGCTATTATAATTGACTTTCAATAGATTACCTATACATTCTatctaaagaaaattttaaagtggcTTTCCTCTACCTTCAGGTGCTCAAAAGttacattttagaatttattatttaatctAAATCTTCAAACTGTTGCTAGCAGAAAACCCTTTCTTCAGAGAAATCTTATTTAGAGGCCAATATTTAAAACGAATTAAAATGAAGCTGTTTCAGTGGTGAGGGACCTAGAGCCCTGAAGCCTCTCTGAGAAACCCttagggcaggggcagggttcACACAGACAAAATGAATTAAGGGGGGGGATATAAGACAGTAGGAATCTGTGTGGCAGTGGGGACCATGTCCAACTAGACAACAGTGATAATCAGCTCCAGTCAGTTGTTCCCACATGGGAATGTGGTGCTCAGGGTTGCCACATCATGCATTTTTGTAAGAGAATCTGGAAAGTCAGACTTTATGTGAACTTAAGTAGTTGCAATAATTTTAtatcaccaaaaaaacaaaaaaaaattgtgagaaaAATGCATGTGCAGGCCAACTACAGCCCATTGGCCTGTTTGCCCTCTCTGGTTTAAGATGTGAAAGGTCACTGGGAAATTGCATGGTAAATCTTCTTGCTCTACTGCCACTAACCCATCCTACCCATGCAAATCATAGTTCATTCCAATATTACAAAATGGCTTTCGTATTGCACAATGTTTTAGTGTATGTAATTGATTGGTTAATGTATTTTATCAAGCTAACCAAAAattcatggtttttaaaaaaaatgcagatcaGATGTTAATTCTAAATTCACACTGTAGACAAGATTATTATTCCAACTCCAAAGAAAACGGgagaataaaaagggaaagggaaaagaaacagtaGTAATCTCTAAAATCTTGTTATTTGTCTAACAGACCATTTAGATTGCCTGAGCCACTTGCTTCAGagaagaaaagtttgagaatATGGAATGAGCCCTTCCAAAGTCCCAGTTCATCACATGATGTGCTTAGCGGCAGAACATCACAATGTCTTGCTTGGTAAGCTGTCAGGTGTCTGCCTATTTCAGCCTCTATAAGTATTTTCAAATGACAGCTGAAATTGCAATAGGATCACAGAGTTCCCTACATCTAGCTGTGCTTTTCTGATGTCCCACAGGAATGGACATAGACGGAAAATTCTACATCACTCTTGACATCGCcagggcttctctccagtgtggattcGCTGATGTACAATGAAGTGTGAGCTCTGCCGGAAAGCTTTTCCACACACATCGCATTCATAGGccttctctccagtgtggattctTCGGTGTCCCAGAAGATGTGAGCTATAGCTGAAAGCTTTCCCACACACATCACACTCATAGGGCCTCTCTTCACTGTGTATTCGCTGGTGCCCAACAAGAGCTGAACTATGACTGAAAGTCTTTCCACACTCATCACAGTCATATGGTTTCTCCCCACTGTGGATTCTCTGGTGACGGAAGAGGCCTGAACTCTGACTGAAGCTTTTCCCACACTCACTACACTGGTATGGCTTCTCTCCAGTATGGACTCTCTGATGTTGTATCAGATGTGAGCTCAGAGAGAAAGCTTTCCCGCAGTCATTACACTGgtatggtttctctcctgtgtgggtCCTTTGGTGTTGAATAAGGCCTGAGCTGTAATGAAAAGCTTTCACACTCATTACATTGGAAAGGTTTTTCTCCAGTGTGGGTCCTTTGATGCTGAACAAGGTGTAAACTGTAATAAAAGGCTTTTCCACACTCATCACACTGATACGGTTTTAATTGGCTATGTATTCTCTGATGGCCAGTAAGTTGTGAGCTCTGAATGAAGGTTTTGCCACATACATTACATGAACAGGGTCtctctccagtgtggattctTTTATGTCTAATGAGGCTTGAGTTTTGAGTGAATCTTTTTCCACATTCATCACATTTATATCTTCTGTCATTTGAAGTGTTTCTCTGATATCTTTCTGTCCATCCTTCATGTTCTTGGGTTTCTCCACATTCAAGAGCCTCTCCATTGATTTGGTCTGATAACTTTTCTTGGGATTCCATATCTACAGTAAGCTCCTGCTTTTGAAccaattcttctttctcaattcGTATCACATCATccgaaataaaaaatacagtattcaAATGTCACTGAAATatacaggaaataaaatgaaacacttaTACTAGAAGTACACAGCTTCAATATACCAACAAAATGGTTTTACAACGTTTGAGGAGGAAATTGGGAGATGGCAAAGGAAGAGAGGACTAACAGTGGCTGGACTGGGAGGGGGTGATTCAAGAAAAGAGTGGAGAAACATCAGGGAGGATTAAGAATGGTCCAATGAACAAGCATCATAAACAACAGAAGAAGACCTAAGATAAGAATGGGTTCACCAGGAAGGCCAAAAGTTGAGTAGAGAGGGATGAAAGAACAGAAACTGTGGGAGGaacaaaatgaaagaggaagCTGACAGTGGCAGGTACCAAGTTGGGAGTCATGAAACAGTTCTGTGCAGGTTGCTCTGAAGGCCTCTGGGATCAGCCACAGAGAAGTATCACATTTGTAAACAGGCAGGACAAAGAGATTAGAGTCTAGACACAGGGGGTAAAAGAGGATGTTCTCATGTGGGGACAGACAGAAATTGCTTTAGCTCCCAGAGACATTACTACTCTTCTTGCAAAGAACACTGGAAATCTGTCAAACCTGAAGCTACATTCTGTGGGTCATTCGAGATTTCCCAGGAAACCAGTACTAGCACAGAGAAGGTTCTTTAGCAGACCCTAGACTCCCATCTGACCTCATCCAAGGAAAGCATGATTCCATAATTCCTCTGCCTTTCTTTCCTACAGAGGTTCCTTTGAGCAGAGTCCCGACACCCCCCACTCTTCCAGGGTGGGAGATGTGGCCACTTCCTCAATGATCAACAGTTTCTGAGAAAAAGTGAGATTGTCCCATTCAAGCCATGTTCTCCCTGAAGTAATCACATTTTTAGGACCCAGAGTAAAGGGCAGAATTTATAACCATGTAGAAATAATGCAGGGAAAAGTGGTTTGCTTTGTGTTATAAAAGAtattaaatgggagaaaaaagggaaagactaCTATGGAGCCAGTTGAAGATCTAGGATGTAGTACAAGTCAGACCTAACTCTAAGCAGAAGCACTGGGCTGACTGTGCCAAAATGCGTTGCCTAAAGAGACTCTGGGATGAGGGGTGAGAAGCAGCCATGGTCAAACAGCACATTCCAGACCTCTGAGAGTGTGGATGAGGGAAGAAGCTCACTGGCAGTCTGCCTGAGAAAAGTGACAGCCACTTCTGGGTCCTGGAGCTCCCATTCTGTGAAGGGCAGAAACCCAGAGATAAGGCAGAGCTGAGAAAGAATGTTGCCAAGAGTAAGAGAAGCCTTTCCTCGGGGTCTCCTTTTAGGACAGGAACCTGCAATAATTTCCTCACCAAACCAGCTTGCCACTATGGTTAAAAAACcctcattggggcttccctggtggcgcagtggttgggggtccgcctgccgatgcaggggacacgggttcgtgccccggtccgggaggatcccgcaacctgcatgccgcggaccggctgggcccgtgagccatggccgctgagcctgcgcgtccggagcctgtgctccgcaacggaagaggccacaacagtgagagtcccgcaaaacaaacaaacaaacaaacaaaaccaaaaacccctCATTGTTAGTGGTTTATATAAGGTTATCTTAAAGTATTTAGGtgctttaaaactttaatttatgTTACAGTTACCTTAGATATATCTGTGTAGAATTTAAAGGCAAATTACACGAAGAGACACATTTATGCAAGAACATAGTCTTTTAGAGCcattagcaaataaaaaatggCTACTGCAGATGGGTCGCAAGACAGCATTGCACATATAATAGAACTAAAATCCGTATTagcatgagaaaaaaatttatggATTAATATAAAAAAGTACAGCATAGAAACTGAATTTCTAACTGTCTAAAAAAGGTTGGGGAAAATGGTATACTTCTAGGCAGGATGGCACCATGAGTTCACACTTCAGCTCTAAATACactgagtaaaaaataaaaataaatctaaaaaccCATCTGTGCTAAAAAGTAAGATAAACATCTCTGCGGaccagaaaggaaacaaaaatacacaatggTGGCTACAGTTGAAGCTGTGGGTCTGCTGGGCCCCAGAGAGTGACTGAAGTCTTAGTCCCAGAGGAAAATGGGGACCTAAAAGTACTTCATGAAAGGAGGGAGTAGCACCAGCTCACTGCTTGATGCCAGAGGCTGGGTGGGACACGcaggtacacacatacacaagcacacagacacatacagagaAAGATACAACTCTGACCAAGAACCATGTCAAGCCACCTGGAAGCCTGTGACTACACTGGTGATATTTGTGTATGACATGAAACAGGAGCCCTACAACCTGCTTCCAGGGGGCCAGGTAACAGTAACAACAGAATAGCTAAACATGGAAGCAGACGATGTTAAACAGATCAGAAAGAACTCAAAGTGAGCCTAGATATGAAAATTTCAGAATGAATGGAACACTAAGAAAGATGGTTCACAAAGTCAATTGGAACATGAATTCAATCCAGATGAAGTTATTTTCATCAAAAATCCTGAAAAATTAGTAGAATAAAGATACCTAAAAGAGCTAAATGATGACATACCATCCATGGCAAATAAGCATggaattatgaaataaaataagcaaaaatgaaacaaagatatGTGGTAtaaaaactaaatagaaattttagaagtGGATAAACTAGAGACAGAATAAACTCAAAGATAACAGAAGACGAATCCACTAGGATGTAccacagagagacaaagacataaaatatgtgaaaaagtggctaaatgaataaattgatAAGTAGGTTCTAATCAGCGTATTCTGGGAGttccagaagaaaataatataaggaattttaaaagcagcacaaTTTAAAGAATTAGTAGCTGAGAATTTTCCGAGAATTGAAGAAAAACATGAGATCTTAGAGCAAAAGAGCATTTTCAGATGAagcaagacaaacaaaaataaaaccctatCAGGACacactttttaatgaaaattcagATCATAAAGGTTAAGAGTAAATCTAAAAGccactaatggataaagatggaatccctaaaaaaatttaaaaggcagtAAGACTGATAGTAACCTTTTAATAGCAAATAGAAGCTAGAAGACAGTGAAGTAGTATCTTCAAaatgctgaggaaaaaaaattgtcaattaGAATTTTACACCAGCTAAACCATGATTAAAAAGGAGGGAGGGCAAAATAAGGGTATCTTCCGACATGCAAAGGCTAAGTCTACTACCCAAAGAATCTtgctaaaattattattattttaatt belongs to Orcinus orca chromosome 10, mOrcOrc1.1, whole genome shotgun sequence and includes:
- the ZSCAN16 gene encoding zinc finger and SCAN domain-containing protein 16 isoform X2, producing the protein MATSLEPEEQKGLLIVKADHYGGQDSISQKYSPHRRELFRQHFRKLCYQDAPGPREALTQLWELCHQWLRPECHTKEQILDLLVLEQFLSILPRDLQAWVQAHHPETGEEAVTVLEDLERELDEPRKQVPANSERQDTLLDTLAPLRRPHESLTIQLHPKKTQQEQESGEPQRTGFLLLKPRIGPVCILFICYR
- the ZSCAN16 gene encoding zinc finger and SCAN domain-containing protein 16 isoform X3 — encoded protein: MATSLEPEEQKGLLIVKADHYGGQDSISQKYSPHRRELFRQHFRKLCYQDAPGPREALTQLWELCHQWLRPECHTKEQILDLLVLEQFLSILPRDLQAWVQAHHPETGEEAVTVLEDLERELDEPRKQVPANSERQDTLLDTLAPLRRPHESLTIQLHPKKTQQEQESGEPQRTDIHLHQ